Proteins from one Synergistaceae bacterium genomic window:
- a CDS encoding ABC transporter permease, with protein MMALLKRKSIISFIIIALVGAFLPFFLEGHPSDSVGAPFARPIFWNLKLPASTYFDITENKLEFEWKKFPPAIFSLAGKIEAEPDKTVVISWNTPKKSYTLAELAGQELYWINMDGRDMIFKQALDLPLIGKSVDHLFPEKGKYSITVEGATFSELKLSLPGKRQGLLGTDQRGRDVFRLLIYGIRTSLLVGISATIIATVLGLGFGLLAGYSGGLIDSLIMRTVDILLSIPTLPILMVLAGIWGKGLWQLVLILSIFSWMGTARSVRSLILTVRESAWVEGLKALGAKKSYILRRHLISETAPILLANIALGVPGAILSEASLAFLGLSDPRLISWGRMLHEAHSFGAFTEGAWWLLLPPGIGIVILCLIFMDIGRYLEELIDPRLGSDKNA; from the coding sequence ATGATGGCCTTGCTTAAAAGAAAGAGCATAATTTCTTTTATAATAATCGCTCTTGTCGGAGCTTTTCTTCCATTTTTTCTCGAAGGGCATCCTTCTGACAGCGTTGGAGCTCCCTTTGCAAGACCGATATTTTGGAACTTAAAGCTCCCTGCGTCCACTTATTTCGATATTACAGAAAATAAGTTGGAATTTGAATGGAAAAAATTTCCGCCCGCTATTTTTTCTCTGGCCGGGAAGATTGAAGCCGAACCGGATAAAACAGTTGTCATAAGTTGGAATACTCCGAAAAAGAGCTACACTCTTGCTGAGCTTGCTGGACAGGAGCTTTACTGGATAAACATGGATGGGAGAGACATGATATTCAAACAAGCTTTAGACCTGCCTCTCATAGGCAAGAGCGTAGATCACCTCTTCCCCGAAAAAGGGAAGTATTCAATAACAGTAGAAGGAGCCACTTTTTCAGAGCTTAAACTTTCTCTGCCGGGGAAGAGGCAGGGCTTGCTTGGCACAGATCAGAGGGGAAGAGACGTTTTTAGACTTCTCATATATGGAATAAGGACCTCTCTTTTGGTGGGAATTTCCGCCACGATTATAGCGACAGTTCTGGGACTCGGCTTTGGACTTCTTGCAGGTTATTCAGGCGGACTCATTGATTCTCTCATAATGCGTACTGTCGATATACTGTTATCTATTCCAACTCTTCCGATTCTAATGGTGCTTGCCGGAATATGGGGCAAGGGACTCTGGCAACTGGTTTTGATACTCTCAATTTTCTCCTGGATGGGTACGGCTCGCTCCGTACGTTCTCTTATACTCACTGTTAGAGAAAGTGCATGGGTTGAAGGATTAAAAGCACTAGGCGCAAAAAAAAGTTATATTTTGCGCAGACATTTGATATCAGAGACAGCTCCGATTCTCCTTGCAAATATCGCACTTGGCGTTCCCGGAGCCATTCTTTCGGAAGCATCGCTTGCCTTCTTGGGACTATCCGATCCAAGGTTAATATCCTGGGGGAGGATGCTTCATGAGGCTCACTCTTTTGGAGCTTTCACCGAGGGAGCTTGGTGGCTGCTTCTGCCTCCCGGTATCGGTATCGTTATACTGTGCTTAATCTTCATGGATATAGGCCGCTACCTGGAAGAGCTGATAGATCCAAGGCTTGGAAGTGATAAAAATGCTTGA
- a CDS encoding ABC transporter ATP-binding protein, giving the protein MLEIKNLKVRYKNSTSDAVCGVSFRLEKGAFTGLVGESGSGKSTIVTASLGLLPDGAKTEGEILFKGENILNMSEDKLRKLRWKEIALVPQGALNSFTPVITIGHHVNEVLKRHLNMGGKDADKKIDGLLEEVGLEASIKKRYPHELSGGQKQRAAIALALACSPSLLFADEPTTALDVVSQSGILKLLERLSKEKGLTVLLITHDLPVAATLCEKLLVMKNGLLVEEGSPKEIIRNPKDPHTRALVEAIL; this is encoded by the coding sequence ATGCTTGAAATAAAAAATCTAAAAGTAAGATATAAAAATTCTACTAGCGATGCCGTGTGTGGGGTTTCTTTTCGTCTTGAAAAAGGAGCTTTTACAGGACTGGTAGGCGAGTCTGGAAGCGGAAAAAGTACGATTGTCACAGCTTCTCTAGGCCTCTTGCCTGACGGCGCAAAAACTGAAGGCGAGATTTTGTTCAAAGGAGAAAATATCCTGAATATGAGCGAAGACAAGTTAAGGAAGCTCAGGTGGAAAGAGATAGCACTAGTCCCTCAAGGAGCTCTCAACTCATTTACGCCGGTAATAACAATCGGACATCACGTGAACGAAGTCTTAAAGAGACATTTGAACATGGGTGGCAAAGATGCGGATAAAAAGATAGATGGCCTGCTTGAGGAAGTGGGGTTGGAAGCTTCTATAAAAAAACGATATCCTCACGAATTATCCGGCGGACAAAAGCAGCGCGCGGCAATAGCTCTTGCATTGGCTTGCTCCCCATCCCTTCTATTTGCGGACGAACCAACAACAGCACTTGACGTTGTATCTCAGTCCGGAATTTTAAAACTTTTAGAACGACTCAGCAAAGAAAAAGGGCTGACTGTGCTTCTTATAACTCATGATCTACCCGTGGCTGCAACTCTCTGCGAAAAACTCCTTGTAATGAAAAATGGATTGTTGGTAGAGGAGGGTTCTCCCAAGGAGATTATCAGAAATCCCAAAGACCCTCATACAAGAGCGCTTGTCGAGGCGATACTATGA
- a CDS encoding ABC transporter ATP-binding protein: MTEKNVMNNVLEVKDLTVRFKSKASAVHTAVDGVSLSLAEGDTLAIVGESGSGKTTLMKAIMGFVERGAGSVNLFGRSTDAISFSEYNELRRMCGYIQQDPYGAIPPGLTVLDSVIEPAVIAKSSMGKNERRERAISLLNTLGLESERIFSSRAVNLSGGQRQRVGIARALMLSPRLLLCDEPTSMQDVSTRGEIIEILDDCVTSGMSMLFITHDLMLAGRVAKNIIVMKDGKICEAGSTEEVLSSPKHPYTKILAEAVPKIEYL; this comes from the coding sequence ATGACGGAGAAGAATGTGATGAATAACGTCTTAGAAGTAAAAGATTTGACTGTTCGATTCAAATCTAAAGCGTCAGCTGTTCACACTGCAGTAGACGGAGTCTCACTCTCTCTTGCAGAGGGGGACACTCTTGCGATTGTTGGGGAGTCCGGAAGTGGGAAGACAACGCTCATGAAAGCCATAATGGGATTTGTAGAGAGAGGTGCCGGAAGTGTTAATCTCTTTGGACGTTCAACAGATGCCATATCATTTTCTGAATACAATGAACTAAGACGCATGTGTGGCTATATACAGCAGGATCCATATGGAGCCATTCCGCCCGGGCTTACTGTACTGGATTCTGTAATTGAGCCGGCTGTCATAGCGAAGAGCTCAATGGGCAAAAATGAGAGAAGAGAGAGGGCGATCTCTCTTTTAAATACACTAGGCCTTGAGTCAGAGCGAATCTTTTCATCCAGAGCCGTCAACCTTTCAGGCGGTCAGAGACAGCGTGTCGGGATAGCCAGAGCTCTCATGCTTTCACCGCGATTGCTTCTTTGTGATGAGCCGACGTCAATGCAAGATGTTTCGACAAGGGGCGAGATAATAGAGATCCTTGACGACTGTGTAACATCCGGAATGTCTATGCTCTTTATAACACACGACCTGATGCTTGCCGGAAGAGTGGCTAAAAATATTATCGTCATGAAAGACGGCAAAATTTGCGAAGCGGGAAGCACAGAAGAAGTTCTTTCTTCACCGAAACACCCCTACACAAAAATACTGGCAGAAGCCGTCCCCAAAATTGAATATTTGTAA
- a CDS encoding V-type ATP synthase subunit B, protein MAQPEHIGVKNIKGPFVLVEHASGVGYDDLVEIKDNQGKTRLGQVRILSDQAALVQVFAGTEDLIPNTTRLRFLGRPLQVTLSKHMLGRTFNGLGEPRDGFGALFGGEKVNINGFPLNPMAREYPKNFIHTGVSAIDTLTTLIRGQKLPIFSGNGLPHNQLAVQIATQSRIRGSEDFSVVFAGVGIKHDDATFLTQELSSRSNNNNIVTFLNLADDPVIERIATPRMALTTAEYLAYELGHHVLVIITDMTSYCEALRELGVAAGEVPSRKGYPAYLYSDLASLYERAGVVRGKEGSVTQIPILSMPNDDITHPIPDLTGFITEGQIVISRDLDARNIYPPIDILTSLSRLMKDGIGKGYTREDHPSVSSQLFASYSRVQEVRALAGVVGEDELSKADKQSLVFGKLFEEKFLKQGKEEDREIGSSLDMAWEILSSLPKSELTRLSMDEIEEYIKQ, encoded by the coding sequence ATGGCACAGCCTGAACATATTGGAGTAAAAAATATAAAGGGCCCTTTTGTCTTAGTCGAACACGCATCCGGCGTCGGATATGACGACCTTGTTGAAATAAAAGACAATCAAGGCAAGACTCGTCTTGGACAAGTCAGGATTCTTTCCGATCAAGCCGCATTGGTTCAAGTCTTTGCGGGAACGGAAGATCTGATCCCAAATACGACGAGGCTTCGCTTTCTGGGGCGGCCTCTGCAGGTGACACTTTCAAAGCACATGCTGGGTAGAACTTTTAACGGCCTGGGAGAACCGCGTGACGGATTCGGAGCTTTATTTGGCGGGGAAAAAGTCAATATAAATGGATTCCCTCTCAACCCTATGGCAAGAGAGTATCCAAAGAACTTTATTCACACAGGAGTATCTGCAATTGATACACTGACAACTCTTATTAGGGGACAGAAATTGCCTATATTCTCAGGCAACGGTTTGCCGCATAATCAGTTGGCAGTACAGATTGCAACTCAATCAAGGATTAGAGGTTCAGAGGACTTCTCCGTCGTATTTGCCGGAGTCGGAATAAAACATGATGACGCGACATTCTTGACGCAGGAACTTTCTTCACGCAGCAACAACAATAATATAGTTACTTTCTTGAACCTGGCAGATGACCCGGTAATAGAGAGGATAGCAACTCCTCGTATGGCTTTGACAACCGCGGAATATCTAGCCTATGAATTAGGACATCACGTTTTAGTTATAATAACTGATATGACAAGCTACTGCGAAGCTCTTCGTGAGCTCGGAGTTGCCGCGGGAGAAGTCCCCAGTCGAAAAGGCTACCCAGCATACCTTTATAGCGACTTGGCTTCTCTGTATGAAAGAGCCGGAGTGGTTAGAGGCAAAGAGGGAAGCGTTACACAGATTCCCATTTTATCTATGCCAAACGATGACATAACACACCCCATTCCTGACCTTACAGGATTTATAACGGAAGGGCAGATTGTCATCTCTCGCGACCTCGATGCCAGAAACATCTATCCTCCGATAGACATACTGACAAGCCTCTCGCGTCTCATGAAAGACGGAATAGGAAAGGGCTACACAAGAGAAGACCACCCAAGCGTATCGAGCCAGCTATTCGCTTCATATAGCAGGGTCCAGGAAGTCCGAGCTCTGGCCGGAGTCGTAGGTGAGGATGAACTTTCAAAAGCGGACAAACAGTCGCTTGTATTCGGGAAACTCTTTGAAGAGAAATTCTTGAAACAGGGGAAAGAGGAAGACCGAGAGATCGGCTCCTCGCTTGATATGGCATGGGAAATCTTGTCCTCTCTGCCAAAAAGCGAACTCACACGTCTCTCTATGGATGAGATTGAGGAGTATATTAAGCAGTAA
- a CDS encoding V-type ATP synthase subunit A, producing MYEDPQKVGTVSYINGPVIKAVNMRSFAMHEVVRVGEKKLMGEILNMEEDRATIQVYEDTSGLKLEEKVYGTGEPLSIETGPGLIGSFFDGIGRPLDALLESEGMYIYPGTTVNMIDREKTWDINPTVQVGDLITSGTVLATVQETENLLHKIMTPPGIEGEITWIISAGEHKAGEDVAKVKDAFGREITIPIIRRWPVRTPRPYRERLLPNEPFITGQRVIDGLFPIAKGGTACIPGGFGTGKTVTQHQLAKWGDAQVVVYIGCGERGNEMTDVLEQFPVLEDPRTGRPIMERTILIANTSNMPVAAREASIYTGITIAEYFRDMGYDVAIMADSTSRWAEALRELSGRLEEIPAEEGFPAYLPSRLAEFYERAGRVITLGGETGSVSVIGAVSPPGGDFTEPVTRHTKRFIRCFWGLDKSLANARHYPAISWMDSYSEYAEELNEWFCTNVNQRWGELRESARNILAEDNRVQQIIKLVGEDVLPDDQRLVAFTAFLIKNGYLQQNSFTQDSYSPPEKGFEILDIIITFHTEAMKLIRKGIPISLIKDDDSINAITHLRELASDDEEGFLNVRKNINNHLKRVASERTKKIGDM from the coding sequence ATATATGAAGATCCTCAGAAAGTGGGAACTGTCTCCTATATAAATGGGCCTGTTATAAAAGCCGTAAACATGCGCAGTTTCGCAATGCACGAAGTCGTTCGTGTCGGTGAGAAAAAACTCATGGGCGAAATTCTAAATATGGAAGAAGACAGAGCCACGATACAGGTTTATGAGGATACAAGCGGATTAAAACTTGAAGAAAAGGTCTATGGAACCGGAGAACCCCTTTCAATCGAGACAGGACCGGGACTTATAGGGAGCTTTTTCGACGGCATAGGGCGCCCACTAGATGCTCTTTTAGAGAGTGAGGGTATGTACATATACCCGGGCACTACAGTCAACATGATTGACAGAGAAAAAACTTGGGACATAAATCCGACCGTGCAAGTTGGAGATTTAATTACTTCAGGGACTGTCTTAGCCACTGTGCAGGAGACAGAAAATCTGCTCCATAAAATTATGACTCCTCCAGGAATTGAAGGAGAAATAACTTGGATTATCTCGGCCGGAGAACACAAAGCGGGAGAAGATGTTGCAAAAGTCAAAGACGCATTTGGAAGAGAGATAACAATTCCTATTATTCGCCGTTGGCCGGTCAGAACTCCCAGACCGTACAGAGAGAGACTCCTGCCAAATGAACCGTTTATTACCGGACAGAGAGTCATAGATGGCCTCTTCCCCATTGCAAAGGGTGGAACCGCATGTATTCCAGGCGGATTCGGAACGGGGAAAACCGTAACACAGCATCAACTCGCAAAATGGGGAGATGCACAGGTGGTTGTATATATAGGCTGCGGCGAAAGAGGAAACGAGATGACGGACGTTTTGGAACAGTTCCCTGTCTTGGAAGACCCACGCACGGGACGTCCAATAATGGAGCGCACCATACTTATAGCCAACACTTCTAACATGCCCGTCGCAGCGCGAGAAGCATCAATATATACCGGCATAACCATCGCCGAATATTTTCGCGACATGGGGTATGACGTTGCAATTATGGCGGATTCAACTTCACGCTGGGCAGAAGCTCTCAGGGAACTCTCAGGAAGACTTGAGGAAATTCCCGCGGAGGAAGGCTTCCCGGCATATCTTCCAAGCAGGCTGGCCGAGTTCTACGAACGAGCCGGACGAGTCATCACACTTGGCGGAGAGACAGGCAGTGTAAGCGTTATAGGAGCAGTCTCACCTCCGGGAGGCGACTTCACAGAACCTGTTACAAGACATACAAAACGCTTTATACGCTGCTTCTGGGGCCTTGACAAGAGTCTTGCCAATGCGCGCCACTACCCCGCTATTTCTTGGATGGACTCATACAGCGAATATGCGGAAGAGCTGAATGAATGGTTTTGTACTAATGTAAATCAGCGCTGGGGAGAGCTGCGTGAATCGGCTCGAAACATCCTTGCGGAAGACAACAGAGTCCAACAGATTATCAAACTCGTTGGAGAGGACGTCCTGCCGGATGACCAAAGACTTGTGGCTTTCACAGCATTTCTTATAAAAAATGGATACCTTCAGCAGAACTCTTTTACACAGGACTCTTATTCTCCCCCTGAAAAGGGATTTGAGATATTGGATATAATTATAACCTTCCATACAGAAGCGATGAAGCTGATTCGCAAAGGAATTCCAATCTCACTCATAAAGGATGATGACTCTATCAACGCGATAACTCACTTGAGAGAGTTGGCTTCTGATGATGAGGAGGGCTTCCTTAATGTAAGAAAAAATATTAACAATCATTTAAAGCGAGTCGCTTCTGAACGCACCAAAAAGATAGGAGATATGTAG
- a CDS encoding ATPase: MREVSNNKINSLRDIILEKANGEKETLLSESHRETEEWLTRETEKLQKEVDQIIQEAHKKADVIRRRHIMSAEREKATAILRTQNRVFSDALNKLQDKLVQLRDSKSYVDILTGMCVEAIESLKDVDSLTLRLATVDAGYADQIIEKTKKIIPNVTLTFDREPAPILGGCRISTADNSRQVNLDWQNIAQEMADTLAEQLLPLL, encoded by the coding sequence ATGAGAGAAGTGTCTAACAATAAAATAAATTCATTAAGAGACATAATTCTAGAAAAAGCGAACGGAGAAAAAGAAACTCTCCTTTCTGAATCTCATAGAGAGACAGAGGAATGGCTTACAAGAGAGACTGAAAAACTCCAAAAAGAAGTTGACCAGATTATACAGGAAGCCCATAAAAAGGCTGATGTCATCAGACGTAGGCACATTATGTCTGCAGAACGCGAGAAAGCAACAGCTATTTTGCGTACGCAGAACAGAGTTTTCTCTGACGCTTTGAATAAGCTACAGGATAAACTTGTACAGTTAAGAGATAGCAAAAGTTATGTAGACATCTTAACCGGCATGTGCGTTGAAGCGATTGAGTCTTTAAAGGATGTTGACTCTTTAACCCTTCGCCTTGCAACAGTCGATGCAGGATATGCAGATCAGATTATAGAAAAAACAAAAAAGATAATCCCAAATGTCACTCTCACTTTTGACAGGGAACCTGCGCCGATTTTGGGCGGATGCCGCATCTCTACTGCTGACAACAGCAGACAGGTCAATTTGGATTGGCAGAATATAGCACAAGAAATGGCAGATACACTTGCAGAACAGTTACTGCCTCTGCTTTAA
- a CDS encoding ATP synthase subunit F, whose translation MKAFLVSDNHDSLVGMRLAGIQGCLVRTEEEADEAIKKVLKQKDIAILAITEKAAALAVEILQQLRERAELPLVVAIPDRFGTERGADFLTRYVQEAIGVKM comes from the coding sequence ATGAAAGCATTTCTTGTGAGCGACAACCATGATTCTCTCGTAGGCATGAGGCTCGCGGGAATTCAAGGCTGTCTTGTTCGCACAGAAGAAGAGGCAGATGAAGCAATTAAAAAAGTCCTTAAACAAAAGGATATTGCGATTCTAGCCATAACGGAAAAAGCTGCAGCTCTTGCCGTAGAAATTTTACAGCAGTTGCGTGAACGTGCAGAGCTGCCTCTTGTAGTAGCAATTCCTGACAGGTTCGGCACCGAGCGCGGGGCAGACTTTCTCACACGCTACGTTCAAGAAGCAATAGGGGTGAAGATGTAA
- a CDS encoding ATPase: protein MIGLSISCMAVVSMITIGYVMHKKGYKGNRTIYGASIGISSLLVFSGAILALTTSPAFAQAAAAPLGSGAGMGFLAAAISTGIACLGAGLAVASVGSAALGLVGEKPEMLGTTLIYIGLAEGIAIYGIIISLLILGRLPG, encoded by the coding sequence ATGATAGGATTATCAATTTCTTGTATGGCTGTAGTTTCTATGATTACGATTGGATACGTTATGCACAAAAAAGGATATAAAGGAAATCGCACTATATACGGTGCAAGTATTGGAATATCTTCTTTATTGGTATTTTCCGGAGCAATATTGGCTCTAACGACTAGTCCGGCATTTGCCCAGGCGGCAGCTGCTCCGTTGGGATCCGGCGCTGGAATGGGTTTCCTTGCAGCCGCTATATCAACAGGGATTGCATGTTTAGGAGCAGGTCTTGCAGTCGCAAGTGTCGGCTCTGCTGCTCTCGGACTTGTAGGCGAGAAGCCTGAAATGCTTGGAACAACACTGATTTACATAGGTTTGGCTGAAGGTATAGCAATTTATGGAATTATCATATCTCTGCTTATCCTCGGACGCCTTCCGGGTTAA
- a CDS encoding ATPase, with protein sequence MAVMKMVALTMIGPASEMGAVAREMLLSGGFQPMPLDVLVNDRELRSKITTATDNPYDELLAKVTSIWEMAGGTLPESTPVTIDKNFTLSNARYSVDQIAQILKNWKEKRSTLLEEEETFSAAKILLQNLKGTEFTPADLVGSDFIVPFFGYVSNDNYQRLADSSDQSPIAVNELTTTKDNKWLLILTTPDREPSARKLLDAVSFKEFPLKEIAEQLNVDDPMAFLDKHLEGHRKAINSLERVARNTLNENKEEYKHLYSQLYTMQRVYDVCKGRGSVSDMFLISGWLPDSSLENVQKTVETEAPNTTLIIEETKNLISHGIRVPTLLKNNFLFRAFQDIVAMYSIPSYGEIDPSPIVAISFILFFGFMFGDVGHGLMIYLASLFMVKSGKMKRSFGFVLKSSAISSMVFGLLYGSVFGLENIIKPLWLSPMHDTNRLIIVAIAIGVFMISLGLFLNMIKQYRDRDYGRLLFDGQGLAGLLLYWSIIAMAAFKMSGTIISPTTSNFLKITILLMIVLMVFRDFLAKTFLKQEGEKESTALLVFEILHSLLSFVSNTASFVRLAAFALNHVGLSVAVLMLSEMVQNLPGGIVMKGIIFIAGNILIVGLEGLIVFIQTLRLQYYEFFSKFYSGGGIPFKPVNWKRNSAKYVGDSS encoded by the coding sequence ATGGCAGTAATGAAAATGGTGGCTTTGACCATGATAGGGCCTGCTTCTGAAATGGGAGCAGTGGCACGTGAAATGCTGTTGTCAGGAGGATTCCAACCCATGCCTCTTGACGTTTTGGTAAACGACAGAGAATTGCGCTCCAAGATAACAACAGCTACGGACAACCCCTATGACGAACTTCTTGCTAAAGTAACATCAATATGGGAGATGGCGGGGGGTACTCTGCCTGAATCAACTCCCGTAACAATTGATAAAAACTTTACATTAAGCAACGCCAGATACAGTGTTGACCAGATTGCCCAAATTTTAAAAAATTGGAAAGAGAAACGCAGTACTCTCTTGGAAGAGGAAGAAACTTTTTCTGCGGCTAAGATTCTTTTGCAGAATCTCAAAGGCACAGAGTTTACTCCTGCAGATTTAGTGGGGAGTGACTTTATAGTTCCTTTCTTCGGCTACGTTTCAAATGACAACTACCAGCGTCTTGCGGACAGCAGCGATCAATCTCCAATTGCCGTTAATGAATTGACGACTACAAAAGACAATAAATGGCTTTTGATACTTACAACTCCGGACAGAGAACCTTCTGCAAGGAAACTGTTGGACGCTGTCTCCTTCAAGGAGTTCCCCCTCAAAGAGATAGCGGAGCAACTTAACGTAGATGATCCAATGGCTTTCCTTGATAAACACCTTGAAGGACATAGAAAGGCAATAAATAGTTTAGAAAGAGTCGCACGCAACACTCTTAACGAGAATAAAGAAGAGTACAAACATCTTTACTCACAGCTTTATACGATGCAGAGAGTTTATGACGTATGCAAGGGAAGAGGCAGTGTCAGTGACATGTTCTTAATATCAGGCTGGTTGCCAGATTCTTCGTTGGAAAACGTGCAGAAAACAGTCGAAACTGAGGCTCCCAACACTACTTTAATTATTGAAGAAACAAAGAATCTAATTTCCCACGGGATTAGGGTCCCGACTTTGCTTAAAAATAATTTTCTTTTTAGAGCATTCCAAGATATTGTTGCCATGTACAGCATCCCCTCTTATGGAGAGATAGATCCATCTCCTATAGTGGCTATATCTTTCATCTTATTTTTTGGTTTTATGTTTGGAGATGTTGGACATGGTCTCATGATTTATCTCGCTTCTCTCTTTATGGTAAAAAGCGGAAAAATGAAACGTTCTTTCGGTTTTGTTCTTAAATCCTCTGCCATAAGCTCCATGGTTTTTGGGCTTCTTTACGGAAGCGTGTTTGGATTAGAGAACATAATTAAGCCTCTCTGGCTCTCTCCGATGCACGACACAAATCGCTTAATTATAGTTGCGATTGCAATAGGTGTTTTCATGATTAGCTTGGGACTCTTCTTGAATATGATAAAACAATACAGAGACAGGGATTACGGGCGACTGTTGTTTGATGGGCAAGGACTTGCAGGGCTCCTTCTATACTGGAGCATAATTGCAATGGCTGCATTCAAAATGTCCGGCACAATAATTTCACCTACTACATCCAACTTCTTGAAGATTACTATATTGCTAATGATAGTTTTGATGGTTTTCCGAGACTTTCTGGCAAAAACTTTCCTCAAGCAGGAGGGAGAGAAAGAGTCAACTGCTCTGCTTGTGTTTGAAATTTTGCACAGTTTGCTCTCATTTGTGTCAAACACCGCTTCTTTTGTGCGTCTGGCAGCTTTTGCTCTTAACCACGTTGGACTCTCTGTTGCAGTTTTAATGCTGTCCGAAATGGTGCAAAATCTCCCGGGCGGAATAGTGATGAAGGGTATCATCTTTATTGCCGGAAACATCCTCATAGTTGGGCTCGAAGGCTTAATAGTCTTTATACAGACGCTGCGACTTCAGTACTATGAATTCTTCAGTAAATTTTATAGTGGCGGAGGCATTCCCTTTAAGCCGGTAAATTGGAAAAGAAACAGTGCTAAATATGTAGGCGATTCAAGTTAG
- a CDS encoding V-type ATPase subunit, translating into MPITAHGQAIAVGVKSHVLYSRLLTAADYWNLLNLKTTTEISNFLRDTEGYKDALSGLSTDHVHRVDLQNALKTTVRRVGTAFLPYISGPMFKLFTSCLAWYEAEELKNIFRWIRSRRLTPDEMKQKLSYMECSKIPFYELIDSTNFDDALEKLKDTKYFKVLKEPVKKLMGGEKSLFSLELAIDNLVETEICKNLNELPFAEISLLEPLFGLRLDLLNLYHFHRCSIYYHMTIEEILSQMLSVSYKVKFHHLREMSEGKTWQEHLEILEQLFPVYANIFSEALNHPDKELALETSIERYKYKMTLSVFQKGAPGFHTAMAYFLIKTQEVDDIIRIIENVRYGYSRDESAAYLIRPITDGGVPIWQ; encoded by the coding sequence TTGCCAATCACCGCACACGGACAAGCAATTGCCGTTGGTGTTAAATCCCACGTTTTATACAGTCGTCTTCTGACTGCTGCCGACTACTGGAATTTATTGAATTTAAAAACTACGACAGAGATTTCAAACTTTCTAAGAGATACGGAAGGATATAAAGACGCTCTCAGTGGCTTGTCTACTGACCATGTACATCGTGTTGATCTGCAAAATGCGCTCAAGACGACTGTCCGTAGAGTGGGAACAGCTTTCCTTCCATATATATCGGGGCCCATGTTCAAACTTTTCACAAGCTGTCTCGCTTGGTACGAAGCGGAAGAATTGAAAAATATCTTTCGTTGGATACGTTCAAGAAGATTGACTCCGGACGAGATGAAACAAAAGCTTTCTTATATGGAATGCTCAAAAATCCCATTTTACGAACTCATAGATTCTACAAACTTTGATGACGCGCTTGAAAAATTAAAAGACACGAAATATTTCAAAGTATTAAAAGAGCCAGTGAAAAAGCTTATGGGGGGAGAAAAATCCCTTTTCTCTTTGGAGCTGGCCATAGACAACCTCGTAGAAACAGAGATATGCAAAAATTTAAATGAACTGCCTTTTGCTGAGATAAGTTTGCTTGAACCTCTTTTCGGATTAAGGCTAGATCTCTTAAATCTTTATCATTTTCACAGATGTTCTATTTATTATCATATGACAATAGAAGAAATTTTGAGCCAGATGCTCTCCGTCAGCTATAAAGTTAAATTTCATCACTTGCGCGAGATGTCCGAGGGAAAAACTTGGCAGGAGCATTTAGAAATACTTGAACAGCTGTTCCCTGTATATGCAAATATATTTTCGGAAGCGCTTAATCATCCGGATAAAGAGCTTGCTCTTGAAACGTCTATAGAACGCTATAAATATAAAATGACTCTATCTGTTTTTCAAAAAGGAGCTCCCGGTTTTCACACCGCGATGGCTTACTTTTTGATTAAAACTCAGGAGGTAGACGATATTATTCGAATAATTGAAAATGTTAGATATGGCTATAGCCGCGACGAATCAGCCGCATATTTGATTAGGCCCATTACCGACGGAGGTGTGCCCATATGGCAGTAA